One window of Carboxydocella sporoproducens DSM 16521 genomic DNA carries:
- the rpmG gene encoding 50S ribosomal protein L33, whose amino-acid sequence MRVGITLACTQCKRRNYTTTKNKKNDPDRIELKKFCKWCGTQTVHKETR is encoded by the coding sequence ATGCGCGTGGGCATTACCCTCGCTTGCACTCAGTGCAAGAGAAGAAATTATACAACCACTAAAAACAAAAAGAATGACCCGGACAGAATCGAGCTGAAGAAGTTCTGTAAATGGTGCGGCACGCAAACCGTCCATAAGGAAACCCGGTAA